A single window of Acetohalobium arabaticum DSM 5501 DNA harbors:
- the yqeC gene encoding selenium cofactor biosynthesis protein YqeC — translation MLAEVLGIRFGAAISLIGGGGKTTTMFRLAEELSLENRVITTTTTKIFKPPTNKIDDLIICKDFDLLLERLELSQAQLLTVAKKITVKDKLIGIDSCWVDKLKGAGLSYAPIIIVEADGAACKDFKIPNQTEPVVPVSTNLLLPVVGSRLVGQQLNSHNLHRASLINTINSQFDIGQLITPELVVEILLGKAGYDLLTKQQNYEVIPLINQVDTDPRYNFALEIAHKLVAAGIKKVLLTAVKRKEPVVGVVKR, via the coding sequence GTGTTAGCTGAAGTTTTAGGCATAAGGTTTGGTGCAGCAATTTCTCTAATAGGTGGTGGGGGAAAGACTACTACCATGTTTAGATTGGCTGAGGAATTGAGTCTAGAGAATAGAGTAATTACTACTACGACTACAAAGATTTTTAAGCCACCAACTAATAAGATAGATGATCTAATTATTTGTAAAGATTTTGATCTATTATTAGAACGATTGGAGTTGAGTCAAGCTCAGTTATTAACAGTAGCAAAAAAAATTACAGTCAAAGATAAGTTAATTGGTATTGATTCTTGTTGGGTTGATAAATTGAAGGGGGCCGGATTAAGTTATGCCCCTATTATTATAGTAGAAGCTGATGGAGCAGCCTGCAAGGATTTTAAAATTCCTAATCAAACTGAACCTGTTGTGCCAGTAAGCACTAATTTATTACTACCGGTGGTAGGTAGTAGATTAGTTGGACAACAATTAAACTCTCATAATTTACATCGTGCTTCCTTAATAAATACTATTAATTCTCAGTTTGATATTGGCCAATTAATTACTCCAGAGTTAGTAGTTGAAATTTTATTAGGTAAAGCCGGATATGATTTATTGACTAAACAACAAAATTATGAGGTGATTCCCTTGATTAATCAAGTGGATACTGATCCTAGATATAATTTTGCTTTAGAAATAGCACATAAATTAGTAGCAGCGGGGATAAAGAAAGTCTTATTAACAGCAGTTAAGCGAAAAGAACCTGTGGTAGGGGTTGTTAAAAGATGA
- the glmL gene encoding methylaspartate mutase accessory protein GlmL, producing the protein MELALLLDIGSTYTKATVVDVENIELKAKAKASTTVWNDVNVGIENALNKIEEQGIDLDKIEHRLACSSAAGGLKLVAIGLVPDLTAEAAKRAALGAGAKVANVYSYEITDTELEEIIDQESDVILLAGGTDGGNQEIILKNARTLADSKLAAPVIVAGNKVATNEVTEVLEEGGKEVYVTENVMPKLEELNIEPARKTIRQVFLDKIIYAKGLSQAKEHIDRLIMPTPSAVMTAAELIAEGTHDEGGLGELIIVDIGGATTDIHSVAAGNPTKGGVNVKGLEEPYVKRTVEGDLGMRYSAPSLLKAVGERELLTYLSDDIDKEQVIDYVSKVREDVEYVPSNKEEKDLDSGLAKVATKLAIQRHVGRIETVYSPFGETQVQYGKDLTDLDLIIGTGGVLVHNDKPAKVLQAGLFDEAEPTILAPMEPGFLLDQDYLLASIGLLSEISATKALKLAKKHFKQIGGEINGIKE; encoded by the coding sequence ATGGAATTAGCCTTATTATTGGATATTGGCAGTACTTATACTAAAGCTACTGTAGTCGATGTAGAGAATATAGAGCTTAAAGCAAAGGCTAAAGCTTCAACTACTGTCTGGAATGATGTGAATGTAGGAATTGAAAATGCCCTAAATAAGATAGAAGAACAGGGAATTGATTTGGATAAGATCGAACATCGTTTGGCCTGCAGTAGTGCTGCTGGTGGCTTGAAGCTAGTAGCCATCGGTTTAGTTCCGGATTTGACTGCTGAAGCAGCTAAGAGAGCAGCATTAGGAGCTGGAGCCAAGGTTGCTAATGTCTATTCCTATGAGATAACTGATACTGAATTAGAAGAGATTATTGACCAAGAGTCAGATGTAATTTTATTAGCTGGCGGAACAGACGGCGGTAATCAAGAGATAATATTGAAGAATGCCAGAACATTAGCTGATTCTAAGCTTGCTGCACCAGTTATAGTAGCAGGTAATAAAGTAGCAACTAATGAAGTAACAGAAGTTTTAGAAGAAGGCGGTAAAGAAGTCTATGTAACTGAAAATGTAATGCCTAAACTGGAAGAGTTAAATATAGAACCGGCTCGTAAGACTATAAGACAGGTTTTTCTGGATAAGATTATTTATGCTAAAGGTTTATCCCAAGCAAAAGAGCATATTGATCGCTTAATTATGCCGACGCCTTCGGCAGTAATGACAGCAGCAGAATTGATTGCAGAAGGAACACATGATGAAGGTGGATTAGGTGAATTGATTATTGTCGATATCGGCGGTGCTACTACTGATATTCATTCAGTAGCTGCTGGTAATCCGACAAAAGGCGGAGTAAATGTTAAAGGACTAGAAGAACCTTATGTTAAACGGACAGTTGAGGGTGATCTGGGAATGCGCTACAGCGCTCCCTCGCTATTAAAAGCTGTTGGAGAAAGAGAGCTATTAACTTATCTTTCAGATGACATAGATAAAGAACAGGTTATAGATTATGTTAGCAAAGTAAGAGAAGATGTAGAGTATGTTCCTTCTAATAAGGAAGAAAAGGATTTAGATTCTGGTTTAGCCAAAGTAGCTACTAAGCTAGCAATTCAAAGACATGTGGGGCGGATTGAAACAGTCTACAGTCCCTTTGGAGAGACTCAGGTTCAGTATGGAAAGGATTTGACTGATCTGGATTTGATTATAGGTACCGGCGGAGTCTTGGTTCATAATGATAAGCCTGCTAAAGTACTACAGGCAGGTTTATTTGATGAAGCAGAACCTACAATTTTAGCTCCAATGGAGCCTGGTTTCTTGTTAGATCAGGATTATCTATTAGCATCGATCGGATTATTATCTGAAATCTCTGCTACTAAAGCTTTAAAGTTAGCTAAAAAACATTTTAAACAAATAGGAGGCGAAATAAATGGAATTAAAGAATGA
- a CDS encoding Rossmann-like domain-containing protein: protein MKVLEKIKEEFSDLVIENGFSKYEIKIQARGLSSEEAIGNPKRDDFPLIIGDEVMIQAQFKDSLGQAFTDHPGNFQGSLSKILDLSFDSNYHRALFIASVNAVLRSLSAADKTVHCKDEEPHKCAKEMAEWISNNTDAVQIGIVGYQPAIVEECSHIFGSDNIMVTDLNPTVIGEIKAGVEIWDGSRDTESLIKNSDVVLATGSSIINNTIDQIIRLVKKYEKEYYFFGNTIAGPAALLDLPRLCFYGH, encoded by the coding sequence ATGAAGGTTTTAGAAAAGATTAAAGAAGAATTCAGTGATTTGGTTATAGAAAATGGTTTCAGTAAGTATGAAATTAAAATTCAAGCTCGCGGCCTTTCATCTGAAGAGGCTATAGGGAATCCTAAAAGAGATGATTTTCCTTTAATAATTGGTGATGAAGTTATGATTCAGGCTCAGTTTAAGGATAGCTTAGGGCAGGCTTTTACAGACCATCCAGGGAATTTTCAGGGGTCTTTATCAAAAATACTTGATCTTTCTTTTGATAGTAATTATCATAGAGCTTTATTTATTGCTTCTGTAAATGCAGTTCTTAGAAGTTTATCTGCAGCAGATAAGACAGTTCATTGTAAAGATGAAGAACCTCATAAATGTGCTAAAGAAATGGCAGAATGGATTAGTAATAATACAGACGCAGTACAAATAGGTATTGTTGGATATCAGCCGGCCATTGTAGAAGAGTGTAGCCATATATTCGGTTCAGATAACATTATGGTAACTGATTTAAATCCGACTGTAATTGGTGAAATTAAAGCAGGAGTTGAGATTTGGGACGGCAGTAGGGATACAGAAAGCCTAATAAAAAATTCAGATGTAGTACTAGCTACTGGTTCTTCAATTATAAATAATACAATTGATCAGATTATTCGGCTTGTTAAAAAATATGAAAAAGAATATTATTTCTTTGGAAATACTATTGCTGGTCCAGCGGCATTACTTGACCTACCTCGATTATGTTTTTATGGGCATTGA
- a CDS encoding winged helix-turn-helix domain-containing protein, with amino-acid sequence MEIKWKIWLEEDDGKVFGDGPRELLSKVKELGSLRQAAKAMDMSYSKAWSIISMIEKNLDVELLQRQIGGSNGGGSELTEEGKEILIKYHKMEQEVDHTLQKIFQNFFNCC; translated from the coding sequence ATGGAAATAAAGTGGAAAATTTGGTTAGAAGAAGATGACGGCAAAGTATTTGGGGATGGTCCCAGAGAATTACTAAGTAAAGTTAAGGAGTTAGGTTCTTTACGACAGGCTGCTAAAGCTATGGATATGTCCTATAGTAAGGCCTGGAGCATAATTTCTATGATAGAAAAAAATTTAGATGTTGAGTTATTACAAAGACAGATTGGAGGTAGCAATGGTGGTGGATCAGAGTTAACTGAGGAAGGTAAGGAAATTTTAATTAAGTATCATAAGATGGAACAGGAAGTTGATCATACATTGCAGAAAATATTTCAAAATTTTTTTAACTGCTGTTAA
- the modA gene encoding molybdate ABC transporter substrate-binding protein, which translates to MKKIIWGLVLVLVLLVSITVQAQESLFVYCGAGFKKPMQEIGQLFERKYGIQVNYQFNGSGTLFNQIKTVKSGDLYIPGDIWYINKLKNGDQGNYIYTQAPVGYHTPVVITSNSNSSKIKEFNDLNQAKVQAVLGNKSAAIGRVTNKILAKADLTLNTVAKMGTVNQIAMAIAMGQGNVGVVWRANYKEFEDQLQMIKIPEEVNIVKDLAIGVLEFSDHKKKAVKFMNFVSSKKGQKIFNKYGYKTTKN; encoded by the coding sequence ATGAAAAAAATCATTTGGGGACTAGTTTTAGTTTTGGTTTTGTTGGTATCTATTACTGTTCAGGCTCAAGAGTCTTTATTTGTATATTGTGGTGCAGGTTTTAAAAAACCTATGCAAGAAATAGGACAATTGTTTGAAAGGAAGTATGGTATACAAGTCAATTATCAATTTAATGGTTCCGGAACTTTATTTAATCAAATTAAAACTGTTAAAAGTGGAGATTTATATATACCTGGTGATATTTGGTATATTAATAAGTTAAAAAATGGAGACCAAGGTAATTATATTTATACTCAAGCTCCAGTTGGTTATCATACGCCGGTAGTTATAACTTCTAATAGTAACTCATCTAAAATTAAAGAATTTAATGATTTAAACCAAGCAAAAGTCCAAGCAGTTTTAGGAAATAAGAGTGCAGCTATTGGTCGGGTTACAAATAAAATTTTGGCTAAAGCTGATCTTACTTTAAATACAGTTGCTAAAATGGGGACAGTTAATCAAATAGCTATGGCTATTGCTATGGGCCAAGGTAATGTAGGAGTAGTTTGGAGAGCTAATTACAAAGAATTTGAAGATCAATTACAAATGATTAAAATACCTGAAGAAGTTAATATTGTTAAAGATTTAGCTATAGGAGTACTTGAATTTTCAGATCATAAGAAAAAAGCAGTTAAGTTTATGAATTTTGTTTCTTCAAAGAAAGGACAGAAAATTTTTAATAAATATGGATATAAAACAACCAAAAATTAA
- a CDS encoding XdhC family protein, producing the protein MDREIVNKIKSYEGEGDYIALATVISAAGSSPRNIGAQMLVYPNGAISGTVGGGISEAETIEKAQELIKTGKNKKYFFDMSNQEVAKSGGVCGGQVAIFIETIKINN; encoded by the coding sequence ATGGACAGAGAGATAGTAAATAAGATTAAAAGTTATGAAGGAGAAGGGGATTATATAGCTCTTGCTACTGTTATTTCAGCTGCAGGTTCTTCACCGAGAAATATTGGAGCACAAATGTTAGTTTATCCTAATGGTGCTATTAGTGGTACCGTTGGAGGAGGTATATCTGAAGCAGAGACTATTGAAAAAGCACAAGAGTTAATAAAAACAGGAAAGAATAAAAAATATTTTTTTGATATGAGTAATCAGGAAGTAGCCAAATCTGGTGGAGTCTGTGGTGGACAAGTTGCAATTTTTATTGAAACTATAAAGATAAATAATTAA
- a CDS encoding ABC transporter permease, with translation MKFNYFKVIMFIVFIVFIVFLTTVLFTPLIYIKGATLLSVLVNNQEVYYALSLSLLTSLISILLATIISLPVGYVLARYDFRGKKVFDILLDLPIILPPLVMGLSLLILLGPVLGDQLAKLGIKFVFTPLGVVMAQFIVATPFTIRSFKTAFIEIDPNLEKAAMTLGDSYFQVFRRITLPLAKNGIVSGITLAWARAMGEFGATVMLAGATRLKTETLPIAIFLNISTGDMDVAISISLIMIIFSIIVLGVLKTFDKGVDERF, from the coding sequence ATGAAATTTAATTATTTTAAAGTAATAATGTTTATTGTTTTTATTGTTTTTATAGTTTTTTTAACTACTGTATTATTTACTCCCTTGATATATATCAAGGGAGCAACATTATTATCAGTTTTAGTTAATAATCAAGAAGTTTATTATGCTTTATCTTTAAGCTTGCTTACATCATTAATTTCTATTTTGTTAGCTACTATAATCTCCTTACCTGTTGGTTATGTATTAGCTAGATATGATTTTAGAGGTAAAAAAGTATTTGATATTTTGCTAGATTTACCAATTATTCTGCCCCCTTTAGTGATGGGACTGAGTTTATTAATCTTGTTAGGGCCAGTATTAGGAGATCAATTAGCTAAATTAGGAATTAAATTTGTTTTTACGCCCTTGGGAGTAGTAATGGCCCAGTTTATAGTGGCTACGCCTTTTACTATTCGAAGTTTTAAGACAGCTTTTATTGAGATTGATCCTAACTTAGAAAAGGCAGCAATGACTTTAGGTGATTCTTATTTTCAAGTATTTAGAAGAATTACTCTTCCCTTAGCTAAAAATGGTATTGTATCAGGGATTACTTTAGCCTGGGCTAGGGCAATGGGAGAATTTGGAGCTACAGTAATGTTAGCTGGAGCGACTCGGTTGAAGACTGAGACGTTGCCTATTGCTATTTTTTTAAATATTTCAACTGGTGATATGGATGTGGCTATTTCTATTTCTTTAATTATGATTATTTTTTCTATTATTGTTTTAGGAGTATTAAAGACTTTTGATAAAGGAGTTGATGAAAGATTTTAA
- the glmS gene encoding methylaspartate mutase subunit S produces the protein MEDKTIVMGVIGSDVHAVGNRILQEAFEKAGFEVINIGVLAPQEDFINAAVETDADAILVSSLYGHGEMDCKGFKEKCVEAGLEDIVLYVGGNLVVGKQDWEPVKEKFLDMGFDRVYPPGTLPEEPIADLKEDLGIEE, from the coding sequence ATGGAAGATAAGACAATAGTAATGGGAGTTATAGGTTCGGATGTACATGCAGTAGGCAATAGAATCTTACAGGAAGCATTTGAGAAAGCGGGATTTGAAGTGATTAATATCGGGGTGTTAGCACCTCAGGAAGATTTCATTAATGCTGCAGTGGAGACAGATGCTGATGCTATTTTGGTTTCTTCACTCTACGGCCATGGAGAGATGGACTGTAAAGGCTTTAAAGAGAAGTGTGTAGAGGCAGGATTAGAGGATATTGTTCTTTATGTTGGCGGTAACTTAGTTGTTGGAAAACAGGACTGGGAACCGGTAAAAGAGAAATTCTTGGATATGGGCTTTGACCGTGTCTACCCACCAGGAACATTACCAGAAGAACCGATTGCTGATTTAAAAGAAGATTTAGGTATTGAAGAGTAG
- the yqeB gene encoding selenium-dependent molybdenum cofactor biosynthesis protein YqeB, which yields MIKEISNISDIKVLIKGGGDLATGIAYRLFQSGFTVACSELDEPSMVRRTVSFGEAVYQGEWEVEGIKARLINNKREFEQTVNDRNIPVFIADKMSLFKEVLSPQVIVDARMLKRVNDTVINEAPIVIGCGPGFSANSDVDAVVETNRGHYLGRVIYSGSAQDNTGVPGEIMGYARERVLFAPGSGVFTSSKKIGDEIKAGEEFGKVNDKVVSAAISGVIRGQIYPGIKVKEGMKIGDIDPRNKNDHCYTISDKALAIGGGVLEAILNLLNR from the coding sequence ATGATTAAAGAGATTAGTAATATATCAGATATTAAGGTTTTGATTAAAGGGGGAGGAGATTTAGCTACTGGAATTGCTTATAGGCTTTTTCAAAGCGGTTTTACTGTAGCTTGTAGTGAATTAGATGAACCATCAATGGTAAGGAGAACTGTTTCTTTTGGAGAAGCAGTCTATCAAGGTGAGTGGGAAGTAGAAGGAATTAAGGCTAGGCTTATTAATAATAAAAGAGAGTTTGAACAAACGGTAAATGATAGGAATATTCCAGTCTTTATTGCTGATAAAATGTCATTATTTAAAGAAGTTTTGTCCCCGCAGGTAATAGTTGATGCTAGAATGTTAAAAAGAGTAAATGATACAGTCATAAATGAGGCACCAATTGTGATTGGTTGTGGTCCAGGTTTTAGTGCTAATAGTGATGTTGATGCTGTGGTTGAAACTAACCGAGGACATTATTTAGGACGGGTGATTTATTCAGGTAGTGCTCAGGATAATACTGGTGTTCCTGGTGAAATCATGGGATATGCACGAGAACGAGTACTGTTTGCTCCTGGTAGTGGGGTTTTCACTAGCAGTAAAAAAATTGGAGATGAAATTAAAGCAGGAGAAGAGTTTGGGAAAGTAAATGATAAAGTTGTTAGTGCAGCTATTAGTGGGGTTATTCGTGGACAAATATATCCCGGTATTAAAGTAAAGGAAGGGATGAAGATTGGTGATATTGATCCACGAAATAAGAATGACCATTGTTATACAATTTCTGATAAAGCCTTAGCAATTGGTGGTGGAGTCCTGGAAGCAATTTTGAATTTGTTAAATAGATAG
- the mocA gene encoding molybdenum cofactor cytidylyltransferase, producing the protein MISAIVLAAGMSTRLGKTKQLLSIGEQTIIERVIDNLLAVDLDEVVVVVGHEAPKVKKVLNNRDIKISYNPDYRSGQSTSLIRGLQSINNKCSGILCALGDQPLVKAKTLNRLIVEFKRGQDLIVVPEYKEQRGNPVIFDSQLKPEMLKLEGDQGARTLIKKYHVQSKRVRVSDRGVVFDIDTKVDYHQLLKQLD; encoded by the coding sequence ATGATTTCAGCTATAGTGTTGGCAGCTGGGATGTCTACTAGATTAGGCAAGACAAAGCAGTTGCTTTCAATTGGGGAACAGACGATAATAGAAAGAGTAATAGATAATTTATTAGCAGTTGATTTAGATGAAGTTGTAGTTGTAGTAGGACATGAGGCTCCTAAAGTAAAAAAAGTATTAAATAATAGAGACATTAAGATTAGCTATAATCCTGATTATAGATCAGGGCAGAGTACTTCTTTAATTAGAGGATTACAGTCAATTAATAATAAGTGTAGTGGTATTCTCTGTGCTTTAGGAGATCAGCCGTTAGTGAAAGCAAAGACTTTGAATCGATTAATTGTTGAATTTAAAAGGGGACAAGATTTAATAGTAGTTCCTGAATATAAAGAACAGAGAGGAAATCCGGTTATTTTTGATTCTCAATTGAAGCCAGAGATGTTAAAGCTTGAAGGAGATCAAGGTGCAAGGACTTTAATCAAGAAATATCATGTTCAAAGTAAGAGAGTGCGAGTTTCTGACCGGGGAGTTGTTTTTGATATTGATACTAAAGTAGATTATCATCAATTATTGAAACAATTAGACTAA